A window from Gopherus flavomarginatus isolate rGopFla2 chromosome 4, rGopFla2.mat.asm, whole genome shotgun sequence encodes these proteins:
- the LOC127048742 gene encoding uncharacterized protein LOC127048742 isoform X5 has translation MLNPFYALWIYTMLKILTKKLRDQSLNEIQPFQLKISYPPSDEEDSDDSEGENQELAQIDRERRRNCTLTPLATNQLQNQENQCCKVRTLFHASLDRHSSEEELERINREFATEKRKWSQVSRLSCCGDSNNTSSSDEEVKNLCGMSFRPVVEQADGLHASPSPVLFSASPPKRLQPLVRNPASRPLIFTSVGASFEQVMPCKRHRQGYGDKVSRPSLDLEKMQQNFRSVASWDFLFEVKAPLAVLTLCDTVDQS, from the exons ATGCTTAACCCTTTCTACGCTCTCTGGATTTATACCATGCTGAAGATCCTAACCAAAAAGCTCAGGGACCAGAGTTTGAATGAGATCCAGCCTTTCCAGCTAAAG ATCTCCTACCCCCCTAGTGATGAGGAGGACAGCGACGACTCTGAGGGAGAGAACCAGGAGCTTGCTCAGATCGACAGAG AGAGAAGACGGAATTGCACACTGACCCCTCTTGCGACCAATCAGCTCCAGAACCAGGAGAATCAATGCTGTAAGGTCCGGACCCTTTTCCATGCTAGCCTGGATCGCCATAGCTCAGAAGAGGAGTTGGAGCGCATCAACCGAGAATTTGCCACTGAGAAGCGGAAGTGGTCTCAGGTCAGCAGGCTTTCTTGCTGTGGTGATAGCAACAACACGTCCTCCAGTGACGAGGAAGTGAAGAACTTGTGTGGCATGTCCTTCCGGCCCGTGGTGGAACAAGCCGATGGTCTGCATGCTAGCCCCAGCCCAGTGCTGTTCAGTGCCTCCCCTCCTAAGAGACTCCAGCCCCTGGTGCGGAACCCAGCCTCCAGGCCTCTGATATTCACAAGTGTTGGGGCCAGCTTTGAGCAAGTCATGCCTTGTAAGAGACACCGGCAAGGCTATGGGGACAAAGTCAGCAGACCCAGCCTTGACCTGGAAAAAATGCAGCAG AATTTCAGATCCGTGGCCAGCTGGGACTTCTTATTTGAGGTAAAGGCTCCATTAGCCGTATTGACTCTGTGCGACACTGTTGACCAGTCCTGA